In Agromyces sp. 3263, a single genomic region encodes these proteins:
- the hydA gene encoding dihydropyrimidinase, whose product MATTLIRGGTVVSATGRAAADVLIDGETIRAVLEPGSSILGTDVAASVDRVIDATGKYVIPGGIDAHTHMQLPFGGTEASDTFETGTRAAAWGGTTSIIDFAVQTYGQRIEDGLAAWHEKAAGNCAIDYGFHQIVGDVNEASLATLRRLPDEGITSFKMFMAYPGVFYSDDAQILKAMQVSRDTGMLTMMHAENGPAIDVLAAQLVEQGKTDPYYHGVARAWEMEEEATHRAIMLAKLTGAPLYVVHVSAKQAVEQLAWARDKGQNVYGETCPQYLYLSLEEQLGASSEQWGHFEGAKWVCSTPLRSHEEGHQQSMWQALRTNDLQMVSTDHCPFCMKDQKELGLGDFRKIPNGIGSIEHRMDLMYQGVVTGEITLERWVELTSTTPARMFGLYGTKGVIQPGADADVVVYDPNGHTSIGLEKTHHMNMDYSAWEGFEIDGHVDTVLSRGKVIVDDDQYLGAKGDGRFLRRGLSQYLI is encoded by the coding sequence ATGGCCACCACCCTCATCCGCGGCGGCACCGTCGTCAGTGCGACCGGACGCGCCGCGGCCGACGTGCTCATCGACGGCGAGACCATCCGGGCCGTGCTGGAACCCGGCAGCAGCATCCTCGGCACGGATGTCGCGGCATCCGTCGACCGCGTCATCGACGCGACGGGCAAGTACGTGATCCCCGGCGGCATCGACGCGCACACGCACATGCAGCTGCCGTTCGGCGGCACCGAGGCATCCGACACCTTCGAGACCGGAACGCGGGCGGCGGCCTGGGGCGGCACGACGTCGATCATCGACTTCGCCGTGCAGACCTACGGGCAGCGCATCGAGGACGGGCTGGCCGCGTGGCACGAGAAGGCGGCCGGCAACTGCGCGATCGACTACGGGTTCCACCAGATCGTCGGCGACGTCAACGAGGCGTCGCTCGCGACGCTGCGCCGGCTCCCCGACGAGGGCATCACGAGCTTCAAGATGTTCATGGCGTACCCGGGGGTCTTCTACTCGGATGACGCGCAGATCCTGAAGGCCATGCAGGTGTCGCGCGACACGGGCATGCTCACGATGATGCACGCCGAGAACGGCCCGGCGATCGACGTGCTCGCCGCCCAGCTCGTGGAGCAGGGCAAGACCGATCCGTACTACCACGGTGTCGCCCGCGCCTGGGAGATGGAGGAGGAGGCGACCCACCGCGCGATCATGCTCGCGAAGCTCACGGGCGCGCCGCTCTATGTGGTCCACGTGTCGGCGAAGCAGGCCGTCGAACAGCTCGCGTGGGCGCGCGACAAGGGGCAGAACGTGTACGGCGAGACGTGTCCTCAGTACCTCTACCTGTCGCTCGAGGAGCAGCTCGGCGCGTCGAGCGAGCAGTGGGGCCACTTCGAGGGCGCCAAGTGGGTGTGCTCCACCCCGCTGCGCTCCCACGAGGAGGGCCACCAGCAGTCGATGTGGCAGGCGCTGCGCACGAACGACCTGCAGATGGTCTCGACCGACCACTGCCCGTTCTGCATGAAGGACCAGAAGGAGCTCGGCCTCGGCGACTTCCGGAAGATCCCCAACGGCATCGGCTCGATCGAGCACCGCATGGACCTCATGTACCAGGGCGTCGTCACCGGCGAGATCACCCTCGAGCGCTGGGTGGAGCTCACGAGCACCACGCCGGCGCGCATGTTCGGCCTGTACGGCACGAAGGGCGTCATCCAGCCCGGCGCCGACGCCGATGTCGTCGTCTACGACCCGAACGGCCACACGTCGATCGGCCTCGAGAAGACGCACCACATGAACATGGACTATTCCGCGTGGGAGGGCTTCGAGATCGACGGCCACGTCGACACGGTGCTGTCCCGGGGCAAGGTCATCGTCGACGACGACCAGTACCTCGGTGCCAAGGGCGACGGCCGCTTCCTCAGGCGCGGCCTCAGCCAGTACCTCATCTGA
- a CDS encoding TIGR03842 family LLM class F420-dependent oxidoreductase gives MDFGVVLQTNPPASRTVHLAKLAEQYGFSTAWTFDSHLLWQEPYVIYSQILAETHRIKVGPFVTNPATRDWTVTASIFATLNEMYGNRTICGIGRGDSAVRVTNGKPTTLKELRESIHVIRELANSRPVEYKGSQLQFPWSRGSELEVWVAAYGPMALTLAGEVGDGFILQLADLDIAAWMIQHVRDAAEAVGRDPMSVKFCVAAPMYIGDDREHMRDQCRWFGGMVGNHVADIVAKYGTGSDGSSGAVPQALTDYIKGREGYDYNEHGRAGNTHTSFVPDEIVDRFCVLGTADEHIAKLKALADLGVDQFAGYLQHDNKEETLRVYGETVIPALSEHITAKA, from the coding sequence ATGGACTTCGGAGTCGTCCTCCAGACGAACCCCCCGGCATCGCGCACCGTGCACCTGGCGAAGCTCGCCGAGCAGTACGGCTTCAGCACCGCGTGGACGTTCGACTCGCACCTGCTGTGGCAGGAGCCATATGTCATCTACAGCCAGATCCTCGCCGAGACGCACCGCATCAAGGTGGGCCCCTTCGTCACCAACCCGGCGACCCGTGACTGGACGGTGACCGCGTCGATCTTCGCGACGCTCAACGAGATGTACGGCAACCGCACGATCTGCGGCATCGGCCGCGGCGACTCCGCGGTGCGCGTGACGAACGGCAAGCCGACCACGCTGAAGGAGCTGCGCGAGTCGATCCACGTGATCCGCGAGCTGGCGAACTCGCGGCCGGTCGAGTACAAGGGCTCGCAGCTGCAGTTCCCGTGGTCGCGCGGCTCCGAGCTCGAGGTGTGGGTGGCCGCCTACGGGCCGATGGCGCTGACGCTCGCGGGCGAGGTTGGCGACGGGTTCATCCTGCAGCTCGCCGACCTCGACATCGCCGCGTGGATGATCCAGCACGTGCGCGACGCCGCCGAGGCGGTGGGCCGCGACCCGATGTCGGTGAAGTTCTGCGTCGCCGCGCCCATGTACATCGGCGACGACCGGGAGCACATGCGCGACCAGTGCCGCTGGTTCGGCGGCATGGTGGGCAACCACGTCGCCGACATCGTGGCGAAGTACGGCACCGGCTCCGACGGCTCGAGCGGGGCGGTGCCCCAGGCCCTGACCGACTACATCAAGGGCCGCGAGGGCTACGACTACAACGAGCACGGCCGGGCCGGCAACACGCACACGTCGTTCGTGCCCGACGAGATCGTCGACCGGTTCTGCGTGCTCGGCACCGCCGACGAGCACATCGCGAAGCTCAAGGCGCTCGCCGACCTCGGCGTCGACCAGTTCGCAGGCTACCTCCAGCACGACAACAAGGAGGAGACGCTGCGGGTCTACGGCGAGACCGTGATCCCGGCGCTCTCCGAGCACATCACGGCGAAGGCATGA
- a CDS encoding ABC transporter permease — protein sequence MSETTAVTDAAGAAPDRGIRSPRRGGRGGRGRRALARWGWGLAGILAVVLIWEAYKLLGPADGVVLGTTRVLPRTTDLAMPHVWEMIGRLGEPVTRSPTAQPLWAVIALSALTTLGIAAVGWLVGVVVGIGLALVMQRWRLAEWGLLPWIIISQTVPLIAFAPVVKSWGSRVEIGSFEWQDWMSVALIASYLAFFPIAIGALKGLQSPDRIHEELMQTYAAGYWTTLVKLRFPASVPYLLPALRLGAANAVIGAVVAEVSTGLQGGIGRILIQFAGQASGDPAKAWAPIFGAIVLGLVAAGSIALLGVILKNYRRTEEAA from the coding sequence GTGAGCGAGACGACCGCGGTGACGGATGCCGCGGGTGCGGCGCCCGACCGCGGCATCCGCTCGCCTCGTCGTGGCGGCCGTGGCGGCCGCGGTCGCCGGGCGCTCGCCCGCTGGGGCTGGGGCCTCGCTGGCATCCTCGCGGTCGTGCTCATCTGGGAGGCGTACAAGCTGCTCGGCCCGGCCGACGGCGTGGTGCTCGGCACCACCCGCGTGCTGCCGCGCACCACCGACCTCGCGATGCCGCACGTGTGGGAGATGATCGGCCGACTCGGCGAGCCGGTCACGCGCTCGCCGACGGCGCAGCCGCTCTGGGCGGTCATCGCGCTGTCGGCGCTCACCACGCTCGGCATCGCGGCGGTGGGGTGGCTCGTCGGCGTGGTGGTGGGCATCGGCCTCGCGCTCGTGATGCAGCGCTGGCGCCTCGCCGAGTGGGGCCTGTTGCCGTGGATCATCATCAGCCAGACCGTGCCGCTCATCGCGTTCGCGCCCGTCGTGAAGAGCTGGGGGTCGCGCGTCGAGATCGGCTCGTTCGAGTGGCAGGACTGGATGTCCGTCGCCCTCATCGCGAGCTACCTGGCGTTCTTCCCCATCGCCATCGGCGCCCTGAAGGGCCTGCAGTCGCCCGACCGCATCCACGAGGAGCTCATGCAGACCTACGCGGCGGGCTACTGGACGACGCTCGTGAAGCTGCGGTTCCCGGCATCCGTGCCCTACCTCCTGCCCGCGCTGCGCCTCGGCGCGGCCAATGCGGTCATCGGCGCGGTCGTGGCCGAGGTGTCGACCGGCCTGCAGGGCGGCATCGGGCGCATCCTCATCCAGTTCGCCGGCCAGGCATCGGGCGACCCGGCCAAGGCGTGGGCGCCGATCTTCGGCGCGATCGTGCTCGGCCTCGTGGCCGCCGGCTCGATCGCCCTGCTCGGCGTGATCCTCAAGAACTACCGACGAACGGAGGAGGCCGCATGA
- a CDS encoding ABC transporter ATP-binding protein: MSDPQAQTASAAAAATSAVEVRGVDKVFETRSGQVQALDAIDLTVAAGEFVSLIGPSGCGKSTLMRLIADLDDPTAGTLTVFGKTARQARLDQEYGIAFQSAGLLPWRTVAGNVALPLELHGVASAARSTRVAELLDMVGLADFADRYPDQLSGGMQQRVAIARSLAEQPRLLLMDEPFGALDEMTREKMQSDLVRISAETGAAVVFVTHSIPEAVFLSDRVVVMSPRPGRIREIVPMRLGADAKRAARTEELREERAFFDMVTAVREALHGGAPVGTGPRGVETR, from the coding sequence ATGAGCGACCCCCAGGCCCAGACCGCTTCCGCTGCCGCTGCTGCCACCTCCGCGGTCGAGGTGCGCGGGGTCGACAAGGTGTTCGAGACCCGCAGCGGACAGGTGCAGGCGCTCGACGCGATCGACCTCACGGTCGCCGCCGGCGAGTTCGTCTCGCTCATCGGCCCGAGCGGATGCGGCAAGTCGACCCTCATGCGGCTGATCGCCGACCTCGACGACCCGACCGCCGGCACCCTGACGGTGTTCGGCAAGACCGCACGGCAGGCGCGGCTCGACCAGGAGTACGGCATCGCGTTCCAGTCGGCCGGGCTGCTGCCGTGGCGCACGGTCGCCGGGAACGTGGCCCTGCCGCTCGAGCTGCACGGCGTGGCATCCGCAGCTCGCTCGACCCGCGTCGCCGAACTGCTCGACATGGTGGGCCTCGCCGACTTCGCCGACCGCTACCCCGACCAGCTCTCGGGCGGCATGCAGCAGCGAGTCGCCATCGCCCGCTCGCTCGCCGAGCAACCGCGGCTGCTGCTGATGGACGAGCCGTTCGGCGCCCTCGACGAGATGACGCGCGAGAAGATGCAGTCCGACCTCGTGCGCATCTCGGCCGAGACCGGCGCGGCCGTCGTGTTCGTCACGCACTCGATCCCCGAGGCGGTGTTCCTCTCCGACCGCGTCGTCGTCATGTCGCCGCGGCCCGGGCGCATCCGGGAGATCGTGCCCATGCGGCTCGGCGCCGACGCCAAGCGCGCCGCCCGCACCGAGGAGCTCCGCGAGGAGCGGGCGTTCTTCGACATGGTCACCGCGGTCCGCGAGGCGCTGCACGGGGGAGCCCCCGTCGGCACCGGGCCGCGCGGGGTGGAGACGCGCTGA
- a CDS encoding ABC transporter permease subunit, with translation MTAAAASAASPPPPPSGATGRPPRARSHGWSPRTENTLRIVAPIAVGLIVLGTWQFLVSVVGVSDYLLPSPASIIEEFIAYWPSIAQAMVITGTNALVGLVVGSILGILLAALAARWRAIDQMSAPVVASLAVIPIVALAPVLNSMFGADSQFGRQAIAALASFVPVFINTLRGFRQTAPVHRDLMKAYAANSGQVLRTLTLPTARPFILTGIRIASSLAVISALVAEYFGGPRGGLGGLISTSAASSAYARAWAYVLASIALGLLFYLATLALERLLQRRPVEERRRT, from the coding sequence ATGACCGCCGCCGCCGCATCCGCCGCCTCGCCGCCGCCGCCACCCAGCGGCGCGACCGGGCGCCCGCCGCGGGCCCGCTCGCACGGCTGGAGCCCGCGCACCGAGAACACGCTGCGCATCGTGGCGCCGATCGCCGTCGGGCTCATCGTGCTCGGCACGTGGCAGTTCCTCGTCAGCGTGGTCGGCGTCTCGGACTACCTGCTGCCGAGCCCGGCGTCGATCATCGAGGAGTTCATCGCGTACTGGCCGTCGATCGCGCAGGCCATGGTCATCACGGGCACGAACGCGCTCGTCGGCCTGGTCGTCGGCTCGATCCTCGGCATCCTGCTCGCCGCACTGGCCGCGCGGTGGCGCGCGATCGACCAGATGAGCGCGCCAGTCGTCGCGTCGCTCGCGGTCATCCCCATCGTGGCCCTCGCGCCAGTGCTCAACTCGATGTTCGGCGCCGACAGCCAGTTCGGCCGGCAGGCGATCGCCGCCCTCGCCTCGTTCGTGCCCGTGTTCATCAACACGTTGCGCGGGTTCCGGCAGACCGCGCCTGTGCACCGCGACCTCATGAAGGCGTACGCGGCGAACTCGGGCCAGGTGCTGCGCACGCTCACGCTGCCGACGGCGCGACCGTTCATCCTCACCGGCATCCGCATCGCCTCGTCGCTCGCCGTGATCTCCGCGCTCGTCGCGGAGTACTTCGGCGGCCCGCGCGGCGGACTCGGCGGCCTCATCTCGACGTCGGCCGCGTCGAGCGCCTACGCCCGGGCCTGGGCCTACGTCCTGGCATCCATCGCCCTCGGCCTGCTCTTCTACCTCGCCACCCTCGCGCTCGAGCGACTGCTGCAACGCCGACCCGTCGAGGAGCGACGACGCACCTGA
- a CDS encoding ABC transporter substrate-binding protein, whose product MNHSRRRVATIGGLALATALAFTACSGSGGSGETDSADGGDLTPVKLQLQWLPQGQFAGYFAAADQGYFEEEGLDVEIIPSGGDIVPQDALANGDVDYAIAWVPKVLGSIEQGANLTDIAQIFQKSGTLQVSMADSGIDSVDDFEGKKIGSWGFGNEWEIFAAMAAEGLDSTTVQIITQDFNMNAFLQGDIDAAQAMTYNEYAQLLETTNPDTGELYQPEDFNVISYEDTEGAMLQDAIWADTERLADDEDYQDTTVKFLKAVIKGWVYAAENPQEASDITIAAGSGWGPSHELWMVNETNKLIWPSPDGIGIINQDAWDKTVAGALAAVNESGAHLITEEPPSTAYTNDWIQKALDELEGEDLDLTGENFEPIDVTLEEGGN is encoded by the coding sequence ATGAACCACAGCAGACGTCGCGTCGCGACGATCGGCGGGCTCGCACTCGCGACCGCCCTCGCCTTCACCGCATGCTCCGGATCCGGCGGGTCGGGGGAGACCGACAGCGCCGACGGCGGTGACCTCACCCCGGTGAAGCTGCAGCTCCAGTGGCTGCCGCAGGGCCAGTTCGCCGGCTACTTCGCCGCCGCCGACCAGGGCTACTTCGAGGAGGAGGGCCTGGACGTCGAGATCATCCCCTCCGGCGGCGACATCGTGCCGCAGGACGCGCTCGCCAACGGCGACGTCGACTACGCCATCGCGTGGGTGCCGAAGGTGCTCGGCTCGATCGAACAGGGCGCCAACCTCACCGACATCGCGCAGATCTTCCAGAAGTCGGGCACGCTCCAGGTGTCCATGGCCGATTCGGGCATCGACTCCGTCGACGACTTCGAGGGCAAGAAGATCGGCTCGTGGGGCTTCGGCAACGAGTGGGAGATCTTCGCGGCAATGGCCGCCGAGGGCCTCGACTCCACGACCGTGCAGATCATCACGCAGGACTTCAACATGAACGCCTTCCTGCAGGGTGACATCGACGCGGCGCAGGCGATGACCTACAACGAGTACGCCCAGCTCCTCGAGACGACCAACCCCGACACGGGCGAGCTCTACCAGCCCGAGGACTTCAACGTCATCAGCTACGAGGACACCGAGGGCGCCATGCTCCAGGACGCCATCTGGGCCGACACCGAGCGCCTCGCCGACGACGAGGACTACCAGGACACGACGGTCAAGTTCCTGAAGGCCGTCATCAAGGGCTGGGTCTACGCGGCCGAGAACCCGCAGGAGGCCTCGGACATCACGATCGCGGCCGGCTCCGGCTGGGGTCCCAGCCACGAGCTGTGGATGGTCAACGAGACGAACAAGCTCATCTGGCCCTCGCCCGACGGCATCGGCATCATCAACCAGGACGCGTGGGACAAGACGGTCGCGGGCGCGCTCGCGGCCGTGAACGAGTCGGGCGCGCACCTCATCACCGAGGAGCCGCCGTCGACCGCGTACACGAACGACTGGATCCAGAAGGCGCTCGACGAGCTCGAGGGCGAAGACCTCGACCTCACCGGCGAGAACTTCGAGCCCATCGACGTCACCCTCGAGGAGGGCGGCAACTAG
- a CDS encoding aspartate aminotransferase family protein, translated as MTENLVEDLDELARSLDREHVFHSWSAQSQLSSLVVASGRGCRVWDHAGREYLDFSSQLVNVNIGHQHPAVVQAIKEQAELLTTIAPSTVSLARGQAAKRIIARAPAGFHKVFFTNGGADANENAIRMARLHTGRDKILSTYRSYHGNTGAAIVSTGDWRRIPNEFARAHVHFFGPYLYRSEFWATTPEEESERALHHLRRMIEAEGPSSIAAVLLETVPGTAGIMIPPPGYLAGVRELCDRHGILLILDEVMAGFGRTGRWFAFDGYDVRPDLITFAKGVNSGYIPVGGVIISDPIAATFDDRVFPGGLTYSGHPLAMASIVATLDAMESEGIVENARAIGETEIGPALAELAERHDVIGEVRGEGVFWAVELVADPETREPLSPAAMGRIKSGLVARGLLPFIQDNRIHVVPPCVVTVEDVAEAMPIYDEVLSTALEGEG; from the coding sequence ATGACCGAGAACCTCGTAGAGGACCTCGACGAGCTCGCACGATCGCTCGACCGCGAGCACGTCTTCCACTCGTGGTCGGCGCAGTCGCAGCTCTCGTCGCTGGTCGTGGCCAGCGGGCGGGGATGCCGCGTCTGGGACCATGCCGGCCGAGAGTACCTCGACTTCTCGAGTCAGCTCGTGAACGTCAACATCGGCCACCAGCATCCGGCCGTCGTGCAGGCGATCAAGGAACAGGCGGAGCTGTTGACGACCATCGCACCGTCGACTGTGAGCCTCGCGCGCGGCCAGGCCGCGAAGCGCATCATCGCCCGCGCGCCCGCGGGGTTCCACAAGGTGTTCTTCACGAACGGCGGCGCTGACGCGAACGAGAACGCGATCCGGATGGCGCGCCTGCACACCGGGCGCGACAAGATCCTCTCGACCTACCGCTCGTACCACGGCAACACCGGCGCGGCGATCGTGTCGACGGGTGACTGGCGCCGCATCCCCAACGAGTTCGCGCGCGCCCACGTGCACTTCTTCGGGCCCTACCTCTACCGCTCCGAGTTCTGGGCGACGACCCCCGAGGAGGAATCGGAGCGCGCGCTGCACCACCTGCGCCGCATGATCGAGGCCGAGGGGCCCTCGTCGATCGCCGCCGTGCTGCTCGAGACCGTGCCCGGCACGGCGGGCATCATGATCCCGCCCCCCGGCTACCTCGCCGGGGTGCGGGAGTTGTGCGACCGGCACGGCATCCTGCTCATCCTCGACGAGGTGATGGCGGGCTTCGGCCGCACCGGACGCTGGTTCGCGTTCGACGGCTACGACGTGCGCCCCGACCTCATCACCTTCGCGAAGGGCGTGAACTCGGGCTACATCCCGGTCGGCGGCGTGATCATCTCCGACCCGATCGCGGCGACGTTCGACGACCGGGTGTTTCCCGGCGGACTCACCTACTCGGGGCATCCGCTCGCCATGGCCTCGATCGTCGCCACGCTCGACGCGATGGAGTCCGAGGGCATCGTCGAGAACGCCCGCGCGATCGGCGAGACCGAGATCGGGCCCGCACTCGCCGAGCTCGCCGAACGCCACGACGTGATCGGGGAGGTGCGTGGCGAGGGCGTCTTCTGGGCCGTCGAGCTCGTCGCCGACCCCGAGACCCGCGAGCCGCTGTCGCCCGCCGCGATGGGCCGGATCAAGTCCGGCCTCGTGGCGCGTGGCCTGCTGCCGTTCATCCAGGACAACCGCATCCACGTGGTGCCCCCGTGCGTCGTCACGGTCGAGGATGTCGCCGAGGCGATGCCGATCTACGATGAGGTACTGAGCACCGCACTCGAAGGAGAGGGCTGA
- a CDS encoding CoA-acylating methylmalonate-semialdehyde dehydrogenase — MSQTLTESQASAAATTTVEHWIDGASVAGSSDRSGPVYNPALGVEQKRVRFASTEDVDLAVQAAARAFPGWRDTSIAKRQQVMFAFRELLNARTGELAAILTSEHGKVTSDAAGEIARGLEVVELACAMPGYTKGEYSENVSTGIDVYTLRQPVGVVGIISPFNFPAMVPLWFFPLAIATGNTVVLKPSEKDPSAAVWLAQLMQEAGLPDGVLNVVHGDKVAVDALLEHPTVRSISFVGSTPIAQYIYSTATANGKRVQALGGAKNHMLVLPDADLDLAADAAVNAGFGSAGERCMAISAVLAVDSIADELVEKIAERMSRLTTGDGTRGCDMGPLITREHRDKVAGYLDVAASDGASVVVDGRDPDVDGEPDGFWLGPTLVDRVPTSSAVYRDEIFGPVLSVLRVEGYEDGLELINGSRYGNGTAIFTNDGGAARRFQREVTVGMVGINVPIPVPVAYHSFGGWKDSLFGDAKAYGPRGFDFFTQEKAITSRWLDPSHGGLNLGFPQHD, encoded by the coding sequence ATGAGCCAGACACTGACCGAATCCCAGGCGTCGGCCGCCGCCACGACGACCGTCGAGCACTGGATCGACGGAGCATCCGTCGCCGGATCGTCCGACCGCAGCGGACCCGTCTACAACCCCGCATTGGGCGTCGAGCAGAAGCGCGTGCGCTTCGCGTCGACCGAGGACGTCGACCTCGCGGTGCAGGCCGCCGCCCGGGCGTTCCCCGGCTGGCGTGACACGTCGATCGCGAAGCGCCAGCAGGTGATGTTCGCGTTCCGCGAGCTGCTGAACGCGCGCACCGGCGAACTCGCGGCGATCCTCACCAGCGAGCACGGCAAGGTGACGTCGGATGCCGCGGGCGAGATCGCGCGCGGACTCGAGGTCGTCGAGCTCGCCTGCGCCATGCCGGGCTACACCAAGGGCGAGTACTCCGAGAACGTCTCGACGGGCATCGACGTGTACACGCTGCGCCAGCCCGTCGGCGTCGTGGGCATCATCAGCCCGTTCAACTTCCCGGCGATGGTGCCGCTGTGGTTCTTCCCCCTCGCGATCGCGACGGGCAACACCGTGGTGCTGAAGCCGTCGGAGAAGGACCCGTCGGCCGCGGTGTGGCTCGCCCAGCTCATGCAGGAGGCGGGACTCCCCGACGGCGTGCTCAACGTGGTGCACGGCGACAAGGTCGCCGTCGACGCGCTGCTCGAGCATCCGACCGTGCGCTCGATCTCGTTCGTGGGCTCCACGCCGATCGCGCAGTACATCTACTCGACGGCCACCGCGAACGGCAAGCGCGTGCAGGCGCTCGGCGGTGCGAAGAACCACATGCTGGTCCTCCCGGACGCAGACCTCGACCTCGCCGCGGACGCCGCCGTCAACGCCGGCTTCGGCTCGGCGGGAGAGCGATGCATGGCGATCTCGGCGGTGCTCGCGGTCGACTCCATCGCCGACGAGCTCGTCGAGAAGATCGCCGAGCGGATGTCGCGGCTGACGACCGGCGACGGCACCCGCGGCTGCGACATGGGGCCGCTCATCACCCGGGAGCACCGTGACAAGGTCGCGGGCTACCTCGACGTCGCGGCATCCGACGGCGCATCAGTGGTCGTCGACGGACGCGACCCCGACGTCGACGGCGAGCCCGACGGGTTCTGGCTCGGACCGACCCTCGTCGACCGGGTGCCGACCTCGTCGGCCGTCTACCGCGACGAGATCTTCGGACCGGTGCTGTCGGTCCTGCGCGTCGAGGGGTACGAGGACGGGCTCGAGCTCATCAACGGCTCGCGCTACGGCAACGGCACGGCGATCTTCACGAACGACGGCGGCGCCGCGCGGCGGTTCCAGCGCGAGGTGACGGTCGGTATGGTCGGCATCAACGTGCCGATCCCGGTGCCCGTGGCCTACCACTCGTTCGGCGGCTGGAAGGACTCGCTGTTCGGCGACGCCAAGGCCTACGGCCCGCGCGGGTTCGACTTCTTCACGCAGGAGAAGGCGATCACCTCGCGCTGGCTCGACCCGAGCCACGGCGGCCTCAACCTGGGCTTCCCGCAGCACGACTGA
- a CDS encoding CinA family protein: MQDPADKFEDLAEEIARRAQAAGLTVAAAESLTTGAISNALGAAPEASEWLRGGVVAYATEVKRALLGVTAEKVASAQCARELAQGVARALEADATVAVTGVGGPDPDEGERPGSVYAAASVRGELREAHWQFDGDPAEVVHQTAGAALELLRDALPRASEG; this comes from the coding sequence ATGCAGGATCCGGCTGACAAGTTCGAAGATCTGGCGGAGGAGATCGCCCGCAGGGCACAGGCGGCCGGGCTGACGGTGGCCGCGGCGGAATCGCTCACCACGGGCGCGATCTCGAATGCGCTGGGCGCCGCGCCCGAGGCATCCGAGTGGCTGCGTGGGGGTGTGGTCGCCTACGCGACCGAGGTCAAGCGGGCGCTCCTCGGGGTCACCGCCGAGAAGGTCGCGTCCGCGCAGTGCGCCAGGGAACTCGCGCAGGGCGTGGCACGGGCGCTCGAGGCGGATGCCACGGTCGCCGTCACCGGCGTGGGCGGACCCGACCCCGACGAGGGAGAGCGCCCGGGCAGCGTCTACGCGGCGGCGAGCGTGCGCGGTGAACTCCGCGAGGCGCACTGGCAGTTCGACGGCGACCCCGCCGAGGTCGTGCACCAGACGGCGGGCGCGGCGCTGGAACTGCTCCGCGATGCGCTGCCGCGCGCGTCCGAGGGCTAG
- a CDS encoding enoyl-CoA hydratase/isomerase family protein, giving the protein MSEAASGEAILFEVRDGLAHITLNRPSRLNAMDPEAIHRWRDLAVEVAERDDVGAVLFDAVGRAFCAGGDVRAMSELAGTTDAPGRTITALADVIHAGHRALRESTKPIVAAVQGPVAGGGLGFMLVADLIVASDRATFASRYSDVGLTPDCGVSTLLPEAIGMRRALELTLTSRTLGAAEALDWGLVTEVVAPEELADRAREIADSWLRGATGAFGQAKRLVRSGPSRSFQEALDDEARTIGAAFETPDAQAAVAAFAAGSGRSSTR; this is encoded by the coding sequence ATGAGCGAAGCGGCCAGCGGCGAGGCGATCCTGTTCGAGGTGCGTGACGGGCTCGCCCACATCACGCTCAATCGCCCGTCGCGGCTCAATGCGATGGACCCCGAGGCGATCCACCGGTGGCGAGACCTCGCCGTCGAGGTCGCCGAACGCGACGACGTCGGCGCAGTGCTGTTCGACGCGGTCGGGCGCGCCTTCTGCGCGGGCGGCGACGTGCGCGCGATGTCCGAGCTCGCCGGCACCACGGATGCCCCGGGCCGGACGATCACCGCGCTCGCCGACGTCATCCACGCCGGTCACCGCGCGCTCCGCGAGAGCACCAAGCCCATCGTCGCGGCGGTGCAGGGGCCGGTGGCCGGCGGCGGACTCGGATTCATGCTCGTGGCCGACCTCATCGTGGCGTCCGACCGGGCGACCTTCGCAAGCCGCTACTCCGACGTCGGCCTGACCCCCGACTGCGGCGTGAGCACCCTGCTTCCGGAAGCGATCGGCATGCGACGAGCCCTCGAGCTCACCCTGACGTCGCGGACGCTCGGCGCCGCCGAAGCGCTCGACTGGGGGCTCGTGACCGAGGTCGTCGCCCCCGAGGAGCTCGCCGACCGCGCTCGTGAGATCGCGGACTCCTGGCTGCGCGGGGCCACCGGTGCGTTCGGGCAGGCCAAGCGCCTCGTGCGCTCAGGACCGTCGCGCTCCTTCCAGGAGGCGCTCGACGACGAGGCCCGCACGATCGGCGCCGCGTTCGAGACGCCCGACGCGCAAGCCGCCGTCGCCGCGTTCGCTGCGGGCTCGGGCCGGTCGTCAACCCGCTGA